One Terriglobia bacterium genomic window, GCTCCGACCAATTGAGAAAGCGCACCGTGGATTCCCACGACCCGACCCTTGGCGCCGCCCCTGGGGATCTGGGCCAGCGGATGAAGCGCGCCCTTCCCCACCTCGCCCTCGTGGTGTGCCTGCTCGTCTTCTCGGTCAGGGCCGTCACCAGCATGGTCCAGGAGTCCGCGACGTGGGACGAGACGCACTACTTCGCCCTCGGCAAGTACCTGCTGCAGCACGGCGCCTGGAACGTCTCCGGGTCGATCCTGCACCCGCCGTTCTCGTACTACGTCCAGAGCCTGCCGCTGCTGTTCGTCCCCACGGATTCGACGGTGTTTCACCCCATCGCGTCACCGGAGTCCCACCTGCGACTCCTCGCGGGCGTCGACGGGTCCGACACGATCCGGGGCCAGGTCCTGCTCTCGAGCCCGCTGAACCACGACGATCGTCTCCTCACCTTGTCGCGCCTCACGATGGTCTTCGTAGCCCTCCTGCTCGGGTGCTTCGTCTACCTGTGGAGCTACTCGCTCTACGGGGCCAGGAGCGCGGTCTTCGCCGCGGTGCTCTTCACGTTCTGCCCCAACATGCTCGCCCACGCCCGGCTCATCACCCCCGACATCGTCCTGACCACGTTCTCGCTCCTCACCGTGTACTTCCTCTGGCGGCTGTGCAGATCTCCGCGCCTGGCGTATGCCCTGCTCGGCGGGGCGAGCCTGGGCTTGACGCTTCTCTCGAAATTCACCGGCGCGCTCCTCGTGCCCGTCGCTCTTCTCCTCGTCCTCCTCTGGTGGGTTAAGAAGGGAAGGCCGAGTCTCGCCCGCGTCGCGTGCTTCTTCGCCGTCGGAATCGTGGTCCTGTTCCTCGGCTATGGCCTGGACCTCACCCCGTACGTGCAGGGGATCCGCTACCAGCGGGAGCTCGCGGGCCTGGGGCACCCGAGCTTCCTGCTGGGCAGCTACTCGGACGCCGGGTGGTGGTACTACGTCCTGGCGTCGATTGTCATGAAGACCCCGCTCGCCGTTCTCGCGTTCGTCGGCATCTCGATCGTGGTCTTCGTCGGGAAGGTGCGCAGCGGCGCGTGGATCGACGAGGCCTTCCTGCTGCTGCCG contains:
- a CDS encoding glycosyltransferase family 39 protein, which encodes MRKRTVDSHDPTLGAAPGDLGQRMKRALPHLALVVCLLVFSVRAVTSMVQESATWDETHYFALGKYLLQHGAWNVSGSILHPPFSYYVQSLPLLFVPTDSTVFHPIASPESHLRLLAGVDGSDTIRGQVLLSSPLNHDDRLLTLSRLTMVFVALLLGCFVYLWSYSLYGARSAVFAAVLFTFCPNMLAHARLITPDIVLTTFSLLTVYFLWRLCRSPRLAYALLGGASLGLTLLSKFTGALLVPVALLLVLLWWVKKGRPSLARVACFFAVGIVVLFLGYGLDLTPYVQGIRYQRELAGLGHPSFLLGSYSDAGWWYYVLASIVMKTPLAVLAFVGISIVVFVGKVRSGAWIDEAFLLLPAIAFVAFFSFEHQATGLRYVLPIFPLLYVFSSRAVEALWSKATHVALFAALGAWYLGASWYIHPHYLAYFNELAGGPSNGYRCLVDSNLDWGQDLKGLGRFMERNNIPRIRLSYFGSDSPQRYGIAYDWLPSVVLVNPSPEKKKRAYRHGWFAISATNLQGVYFENKSLFAWLRDKEPVARLGYSIFVYHVEGEDAEP